From the genome of Rubrobacter calidifluminis:
GGCATGTTCGTCGTGATAGCGCGCATCGACGCCCAGAGCGGCAGGCTTCTGGGAGACCCGGACGTGATCTCGCGCGGGTTCGTCGCGACGCAGAGCTCCAACGGCCTGATGGAAGAGGCCGTAGAGCGGGTGCGCGGCACGCTCCAGGCTACCGCCCGGCGCCACATCACCGACTGGGGGGAGCTGAAGAACGCCATACGCAAGGACCTCTCAAGCTTCCTCTTCGAGCGCACCCGCAAGCGTCCCATGATAATCCCCCTAATAGTTGAGGTGTAGAGCGCCCGTGCACCCCATATGGGGTGCGTATTCCGGCATAAAGAGCTCATAAGTTAAACTAGAAAGGTGGCTTCGAGAGGCCGGACATCCAGGAAAACCTCCAGGCGGGCTGCCGCGGGGCGCAGAAGAAAGGGCAACACCTCCAGGGCCTCCTCGCGACGGCGCTTCCGGGTTGTAGGGCTTGGTCGTCTGGTCTCGTCCGTGCCCCGGGAGGCGCTCGGACTCTTCGTGGCCGGATGTGGGGTCTTTTTTACGGCCGCGTTCGTAACCGGGCGGGGCGCGCTGCTCGGTCACGCCGGGAGCGTGGCCGTAACCTACCTGCTGGGACGGATCGGGTTCCTGCTGGCCCCGCTCGTGGCCGTGGGCGGCATCCTGTGGCTGGCGGGCAGGCTCTCCCGCCGACAGGTGGCTGGCGTGTCGCTGCTCCTCCTGGCCGGGGCGATGACCCTGGCCTGCAAGATCCCTACGTCTGGGCTCTTCGATCCCGGACTGTATCCTCTGTATGGCGGCGTTGCAGGAAGTGGGCTCTACGCCACGGTCTACGGGGTGGGCGGTTTCGTCGGCGTGATCTTCTTCCTGGTCTTGATCTATCTCGCGGGGTTCTGCCTTTTGCTTCCCGGCCTGGCCGGTTCTCTGCCATCCACTATGGCCGGACTCCTCGGGAAGATGAGACAGTGGCACCACCTCCGTCGCAGGTCCGAGCCCGAGAGGCGTAGGAAGGAGGCCCGCCGGGAGGAGGCTGGAGGAGGTGACTCCGGGGGATCCGGCCCGCGATCTGGCGGGGAGGAGGACCGGGTGCGTGAGGATGCCGGTTTCGAGATAGTGCTCCCCGCGCAGAGACGGGAGGCTGCCGGCAGGCTCGAAGAGCTCCCGGAGAGGGTGGAAGGAGATTACACCCCGCCGCCGCTCTCGCTGCTCGAGCCGGGTAGCGGCGAGCCCGAGCACGACGCCGAGGGTACCAGCCGGCGCCTCATGGAGGCTCTTTCCGACCTCGGGGTGGAGGCCCAGGTGATACGCGCGGTGGTCGGCCCCCGGGTCACCCGCTACGAGCTCAGGCTCGGCTCCGGGGTGAAGGTGAGCAAGATCAGCAACCTGCGCCAGGACATAGCCTATGCGCTCGCCGCCACCGAGATCAGGATACTCGCACCAATACCCGGCAAGAGCGCCGTCGGGGTGGAGGTACCGAACCAGCGGCCCGCCACCGTCACGCTCGGGGACGTCTTCCAGGAGTATCCTGGCGCGAACGAGTGGGCGCTGCCGGTGGGGCTCGGCAAGGACATCTCGGGCCGCGCTGTCTTTTTCGACCTCGCCGAGATGCCGCACCTGCTCGTCGCTGGTGCCACCGGCAGCGGGAAGAGCGTGATGCTCAGCGGGCTTCTTACCTCTCTTCTGCTCACGACCGACCCCCGGCAGGTGAAGATGGTGCTCATAGACCCCAAAAGGGTCGAGTTCTCCCAGTTCGCGCGGGTTCCGCACCTGATCACGCCCGTCGTCACCGACGTGAAGAAGGCCTCCAACGCGCTCTCCTGGGCCGTGTCCGAGATGGAGCGCCGCTACGAGATACTCGAGGAGTTCGGCACCCGATCTCTCGACGGTTACAACAGCCGGGCCGAGAAGCAGCTCCCCTACGTCGTGGTGGTGATAGACGAGCTCGCAGACCTCATGATGAGCGCCGCAGCCAAGGTCGAGGACGCGGTCATAAGGCTCGCGCAGAAGGCCCGCGCGGTCGGCATACACCTCGTCGTGGCCACCCAGCGTCCCAGCGTCGACGTGATAACCGGGATGATAAAGTCCAACGTGCCGAGCAGGATAGCCTTCGCCGTCTCCAGCCAGGTCGATTCCCGCGTGATCCTCGACACCCCGGGTGCGGAGGCCCTCCTGGGTCGGGGTGACATGCTCTTCAAGCCCGTCACGGCCCTCAGGCCGTCGCGGGTGCAGGGCGCCTTTATCTCCGAGGCCGAGGTGGAGAGGGTCGTCTCCGCCTGCGCCGAACGCGCCTCCGCCCGCTACATCGAAGAGGTGACCCGGCCCACCGCATCGGAACCGGAGGCTGGTGAGCCGGAGGACGAACTCCTGCCGGAGGCGGCGAACTTCGTCGTGACGACCCGCCAGGCTTCCGTCAGCGCGATCCAGCGCCGCTTCAGGGTGGGTTACTCCAGAGCCGGGCGGATAATAGATGCCCTCGAACGCAAAGGGGTCGTGGGGCCTTATGAGGGCTCGAAGAGTCGCGCCGTCATCGCAGGAGAGACCGACCTCCCGACCATCTTCGGCACGGAGGGGATGGGTGAACCTGAAGCTGATGGAGAGGATGAAGGATGATGGTAACTCGTGTGATATTCTTTGGATGATATGAGCGGACGGGAGCGCGGGTCTTTCGAGGCCAGAGACGGGGTAGGGATAGGTGAGGAGCTCAGGCGGGCGCGGGAGGAGCGCGGCCTGATGCTGGAAGACGTTGAGCGTGCCACCAAGATCCGGCGGCGCTACCTCGAGGGAATCGAGCGGGAAGACTACGGGGTGATGCCGGCCCCGGTTTACGTACGGGGATTCGTGAGGACCTACGCGGATTACCTGGGGCTGGACGGTGAGGAGTATGCCCGGCGGATGCGGGAATACCAGGCCACGCATCTGGAGGAGGGCGTCGAAGAAGAGCGTGTGCTCGGGGGTGAAGATTTCGCGGGAGGGGATTACGGGTCCCCACCGCCGCTGGTTTCTTCCGGGGGGATCAGGGAGGCCGAGAGGAGGCGGCGTTTTTCGGGCTCTTCGATAGCACTTCCCATATTCGCGGTCGTGCTGCTTTTTGTCATCGTGGCGGCCTTCTACTACTTGGGCAGGGTCTACTCGCCGGGAGTCTCGGCGAACAACCATGGTGGAGCAGATAAGGTTCACCCCGCCGCCGGAGAGCGCCAGGTCCAGCATTCTGAGCATGGCAAGGGACATCCTGCCGGCGGTAACCAAAAGACCACCCGTTCGCTCGAAGCCAGGCTGGACGTTTCCGGAGGACCGTCCTGGCTCGAGGTCAGGAGCGACGGAGAGGTGGTCTTCGTCCGGACGGTGGAGCCCGGTTTCTCCAAGACCTTCACCGCGAAGCACGAAATCAGCATAACCAGCGGCAACGCCGGAGCGGTCAGGGTCAGGATAAACGGCCAGAACTATGGCACGCTCGGCGACATGGGAGAGGTCCTCACCCGGACCTTCACCCTCAAACAGGCAGGCTCATCCTAGAGCAGCGTGTTGGGAGGAGAGCCCTCACCCCGTATAATTGTCCTGGCACCAGAATTAGAGAGCCTGAACGAAACTCCGGGGGGTTCCCATATTGGACAAGACGAAAGCGATCGGCGCGGCAGTAGCACAGATAGAGCGCCAGTTTGGCAAGGGGTCGATCATGCGTATGGGGGATCGCGGGCCGCAGCGCATCCCATCCATCTCCACCGGGGCGCTGGCCCTGGACCTCGCGCTCGGAGTCGGCGGTGTGCCGCGGGGGAGGATAGTCGAGATCTTCGGCCCCGAGTCGAGCGGGAAGACCACCCTTGCTCTGCACATCATAGCCGAGGCCCAGAAGGAGGGCGGGCTCGCCGCCTTCGTGGACGCCGAACACGCCCTCGACCCCACCTACGCCGAGGCCATCGGCGTCAACCTGGACGACCTCTACTTCTCCCAGCCGGATAATGGCGAACAGGCCCTGGAGATCGCGGATACCCTGGTCCGCTCCGGGGCGCTCGACGTCCTCGTGGTAGATTCCGTCGCAGCTCTCGTACCTAGGGCTGAGATAGAGGGTGAGATGGGGGACTCCCACGTGGGGCTGCAGGCCCGGTTGATGAGCCAGGCGTTGCGGAAGCTCTCCGGTTCTCTCTCGCGCTCGGGGACGACGGCTGTTTTCATAAACCAGTTGCGGGAGAAGATCGGGGTGATGTTCGGTTCTCCGGAGACCACGCCGGGGGGTAGGGCTTTGAAGTTTTACTCCAGCGTAAGGCTGGACATAAGGCGCATAGGCTCCCTGAAGGACGGCAACGAGACGGTGGGTAGCCAGACACGGGTGAAGATAGTGAAGAACAAGGTTGCGCCGCCCTTCAAGACTGTCGAGTTTGACATCATGTATGGTGAGGGTATCTCCAAGGAGGGGAGCCTGCTCGACGTTGGGATCGAGCAGGGCGTCATACAGAAATCCGGGGCTTGGTTTGCCTATGGTGACGAGCGCCTTGGTCAGGGGAGGGAGAACGCGAGGAAGTTCCTCAAGGAGAACCGCGAGGTGCGTGAGAGGATAATCTCGGACATCTACCGCAAGCTGGGTCTGGAGCGGGACGTCTCCTCCGGAGAGGTCGATGCCGGGGAGCGTGGCACACCGCTGGTTGAGGAATGACCCTTGTCCAGGGTAACCCGGCTCGAGGCTGACCGCGGTAGGGTCAGGGTTCTGGTAGACGGCGAGGAGTGGGGGGAGGTACCGGCCGGTACGCTCTCCAGGTGGGGGATCCGCGAGGGGGATGAAGTCTCTCCGGAGCAGCTCTTCCGTTACGAGCGATCGCTGGCGATGGATCGGGCGCTGCGTTTGCTGTCTGGAAGGGATCGCTCGCGGCTGGAGATTTGCGGCAGGCTGAAACGGTTCGGTCACCACGAGGAGGTGGTAAGGGAGGTCGTCGGGAGGCTCGCGGAGATGGGTTATCTCGACGATGTCTCATTCGCGCGCAGGTTCGCCCGGGAGCGGGTGGGGAAGGGTTACGGGCGGGAGAGGGTGCTCTCCGATCTGCTCCGGCGGGGGGTGGGCCGGGAGCTGGCGGAGGAGGCCGTCCGCCGGGAGTATGAGGGTGTGTCGGATCTTGAGGAGGCCCGCGTTCTCGCTGCACGGCGCTATAATACCGGTGAGAGATCCGACGCCCTCGCGCGTCGGGTTCACGGTTTCCTGAGGCGGCGGGGGTATCAGGCTGAGGTCTGTGTCCTGGTGGCGCGGGAGTATCGCGGCAGCCCCCTCCAGAGATGAGGGCCTCAAGGAGACCACTCTCAGTACAGACGTGGTAGTCAGGACGGCTTTGATCATGGTGACCGCCGCATCCGCGGCGGTCCCTTGGAGGACAATCTATGAACGTGTTAGTGCCGATTTTGGGGCTGGTCATCGGCCTCATGGCGGGCGTCGCCGCGGGATACATCTTCTGGCGCTCGCACGAGCGTTCCCGGCGCGCTCAGGCTCGTTCGGAGGCCGAGGGAATCCTGGAGAGCGCGCGCCGGGAGGCCGAGACCATAAAACGGGAGGCCGCTCTCTCTGCGAAGGAGGCCTCGCTCAGGGTCAAGGACGAGGTCGAAGCCGAGTTGCGGGCCCGGCGGGCCGAGCTCTCACGGCTGGAGGAGCGTCTCAACAGTCGGGATGCCTCACTCGACCGCCGGGAGGAGGAGCTCGATGAGCGCAGGCGTGAGCTTTCGCGGCGCGACGAGGTGCTCGAGAGGAAGCTTGAGGAGATCGAGGAGCGCGAGGCCGAGCAGCTCAGAAGGCTGGAGGAGATCTCGGGCCTGAGCCGTGCCGAGGCGGAGCGTAGACTGCTGAGCGGGCTCGAGGCTGAGCTCGAGGACAGGATGGGCAGGATGGTCCGGGATCGTACGCTCGAGGCCGAAGAGAGGGCCGAGATGGAGGCGCGCAGGATCATCTCGACCACGATGGAGCGGCTGGCTTCCGAGCTGACCTCTGAGTCCACGGTGAAGACGGTGAGCCTGCCTTCGGACGACATGAAGGGTCGGATCATCGGCCGGGAGGGCCGCAATATACGCGCCTTCGAGGCAAATACCGGGGTGGATGTGATAATCGACGACACGCCGGAGACGGTCGTCATCTCGTGTTTCGACCCGGTGAGGCGGGAGGTTGCCCGGGTCGCCATGGAGCGCCTGGTCGAGGACGGCAGGATCCATCCCGGACGGATCGAGCAGGTCGTCGCCCGGGCCCGGAAGGACGTGGAGAAGGAGATGAGAAGCGCCGGCCGGCAGGCGATGTACGACGCGAAGGTGGGGGGCGGGATGCACGGTGATCTCGTGCGGCTCTTGGGGGCCCTGAGGTACCGCACCTCCTACGGTCAGAACGTGCTGGCGCACTCGGTCGAGGTGGCGAACCTCTGCGGTATGATGGCCCAGGAGCTCGGGGCCAACGTGAAGGTGGCGCGCAGGGCCGGCCTGCTGCACGACATCGGGAAGGCTATAGACCACGAGGTCGAGGGTACCCATGCACTCATCGGCGGTCGTTTCGCCAGAAAGTGCGGTGAATCGGAGGAGGTGGTGCGTGCGATCTCCGCGCATCACCACGAGATCGAGATGGAGAGCGTGGAGGACGTCCTCGTGGCCACAGCCGATGCGGTCTCGGCGGCGAGGCCCGGGGCCCGCAGGGAGTCGACCGAGACCTACCTGGAAAGATTGCGCAACCTGGAGGACATCGCGCTCTCCCACCGGGGCGTGGACAAGGCCTACGCCATCCAGGCCGGGCGGGAGATCCGGGTGATGGTCCAGCCCTCAGAGGTGGACGACCGTATAGCCGCCAAGCTTGCCTACGACATCAGCCGTCAGATCGAATCAGAACTGGAATACCCCGGGCAGATCAGGGTGACCGTCATCCGCGAGAGCCGGGTCTCGGAGGTCGCCCACTAAAAAGGGAGGCGGTCGTTGGATTCTCCCTACCGGGATCTCGGCGGCGGGTTCGCCCGGCTCGGCGGTCCGGAGGGCCACCGCCGGGCTCCCTCGCGCATCGACTCGGTCGAGGCCGTCCTGAGAGAGCTCGTGCGCAACGCACGCGACGCGAAAGCCCGAAACGTCTTCGTCGCCTCCACGCTGCGCTCCCGACGCTACAGGACCCTCACCGTCATCGACGACGGTGAGGGGGTGCCGGAATCCTACGCCGATCTCATCTTCGAACCCGGTGTAACCTCCCGCCACCTCGACCCCGTCTCCACCTTCCCCGGAGAACCCCCGCACGGCTCCGGCCTCTCCCTCTACCACATAAGGGAGGCCGCCGTCGAGGCCCGCCTCGTCTCTCCTTCCTCCCCAACCTCTTTCTCCGTAACCCTGGATACCCTCTCCCTGCCGGAACGCTCCCTCCAGTCCGAGAGCAGACCCTCCAGAGCCAACCTCATCGCCACGCTTCGTTCTTTCCTCCTCCATGCGCCCTACCTGCGCCTCCACTACGGTACCCCTTCAGCCATCCTCGCTTCTCTCTTGCAAAACCGCATAATACTAAACAGCAGAGATGGGAAGACCAGCGCGGTACTGGAGGAGGCGTGCTCGATCGGATTGAAGGTCTCCCTACGTACGGTTCAGAGGATCATG
Proteins encoded in this window:
- a CDS encoding DNA translocase FtsK; this translates as MASRGRTSRKTSRRAAAGRRRKGNTSRASSRRRFRVVGLGRLVSSVPREALGLFVAGCGVFFTAAFVTGRGALLGHAGSVAVTYLLGRIGFLLAPLVAVGGILWLAGRLSRRQVAGVSLLLLAGAMTLACKIPTSGLFDPGLYPLYGGVAGSGLYATVYGVGGFVGVIFFLVLIYLAGFCLLLPGLAGSLPSTMAGLLGKMRQWHHLRRRSEPERRRKEARREEAGGGDSGGSGPRSGGEEDRVREDAGFEIVLPAQRREAAGRLEELPERVEGDYTPPPLSLLEPGSGEPEHDAEGTSRRLMEALSDLGVEAQVIRAVVGPRVTRYELRLGSGVKVSKISNLRQDIAYALAATEIRILAPIPGKSAVGVEVPNQRPATVTLGDVFQEYPGANEWALPVGLGKDISGRAVFFDLAEMPHLLVAGATGSGKSVMLSGLLTSLLLTTDPRQVKMVLIDPKRVEFSQFARVPHLITPVVTDVKKASNALSWAVSEMERRYEILEEFGTRSLDGYNSRAEKQLPYVVVVIDELADLMMSAAAKVEDAVIRLAQKARAVGIHLVVATQRPSVDVITGMIKSNVPSRIAFAVSSQVDSRVILDTPGAEALLGRGDMLFKPVTALRPSRVQGAFISEAEVERVVSACAERASARYIEEVTRPTASEPEAGEPEDELLPEAANFVVTTRQASVSAIQRRFRVGYSRAGRIIDALERKGVVGPYEGSKSRAVIAGETDLPTIFGTEGMGEPEADGEDEG
- a CDS encoding helix-turn-helix domain-containing protein, whose translation is MSGRERGSFEARDGVGIGEELRRAREERGLMLEDVERATKIRRRYLEGIEREDYGVMPAPVYVRGFVRTYADYLGLDGEEYARRMREYQATHLEEGVEEERVLGGEDFAGGDYGSPPPLVSSGGIREAERRRRFSGSSIALPIFAVVLLFVIVAAFYYLGRVYSPGVSANNHGGADKVHPAAGERQVQHSEHGKGHPAGGNQKTTRSLEARLDVSGGPSWLEVRSDGEVVFVRTVEPGFSKTFTAKHEISITSGNAGAVRVRINGQNYGTLGDMGEVLTRTFTLKQAGSS
- the recA gene encoding recombinase RecA encodes the protein MLDKTKAIGAAVAQIERQFGKGSIMRMGDRGPQRIPSISTGALALDLALGVGGVPRGRIVEIFGPESSGKTTLALHIIAEAQKEGGLAAFVDAEHALDPTYAEAIGVNLDDLYFSQPDNGEQALEIADTLVRSGALDVLVVDSVAALVPRAEIEGEMGDSHVGLQARLMSQALRKLSGSLSRSGTTAVFINQLREKIGVMFGSPETTPGGRALKFYSSVRLDIRRIGSLKDGNETVGSQTRVKIVKNKVAPPFKTVEFDIMYGEGISKEGSLLDVGIEQGVIQKSGAWFAYGDERLGQGRENARKFLKENREVRERIISDIYRKLGLERDVSSGEVDAGERGTPLVEE
- a CDS encoding regulatory protein RecX, yielding MSRVTRLEADRGRVRVLVDGEEWGEVPAGTLSRWGIREGDEVSPEQLFRYERSLAMDRALRLLSGRDRSRLEICGRLKRFGHHEEVVREVVGRLAEMGYLDDVSFARRFARERVGKGYGRERVLSDLLRRGVGRELAEEAVRREYEGVSDLEEARVLAARRYNTGERSDALARRVHGFLRRRGYQAEVCVLVAREYRGSPLQR
- the rny gene encoding ribonuclease Y encodes the protein MNVLVPILGLVIGLMAGVAAGYIFWRSHERSRRAQARSEAEGILESARREAETIKREAALSAKEASLRVKDEVEAELRARRAELSRLEERLNSRDASLDRREEELDERRRELSRRDEVLERKLEEIEEREAEQLRRLEEISGLSRAEAERRLLSGLEAELEDRMGRMVRDRTLEAEERAEMEARRIISTTMERLASELTSESTVKTVSLPSDDMKGRIIGREGRNIRAFEANTGVDVIIDDTPETVVISCFDPVRREVARVAMERLVEDGRIHPGRIEQVVARARKDVEKEMRSAGRQAMYDAKVGGGMHGDLVRLLGALRYRTSYGQNVLAHSVEVANLCGMMAQELGANVKVARRAGLLHDIGKAIDHEVEGTHALIGGRFARKCGESEEVVRAISAHHHEIEMESVEDVLVATADAVSAARPGARRESTETYLERLRNLEDIALSHRGVDKAYAIQAGREIRVMVQPSEVDDRIAAKLAYDISRQIESELEYPGQIRVTVIRESRVSEVAH
- a CDS encoding ATP-binding protein, yielding MDSPYRDLGGGFARLGGPEGHRRAPSRIDSVEAVLRELVRNARDAKARNVFVASTLRSRRYRTLTVIDDGEGVPESYADLIFEPGVTSRHLDPVSTFPGEPPHGSGLSLYHIREAAVEARLVSPSSPTSFSVTLDTLSLPERSLQSESRPSRANLIATLRSFLLHAPYLRLHYGTPSAILASLLQNRIILNSRDGKTSAVLEEACSIGLKVSLRTVQRIMRGEIDPARRISWEEPGRRGRIKERDGADAELRTTTLPEVALDREEMERLRSLLSEAASARYARLESIEAESRPGILTLKARFYEPEDEYE